Genomic DNA from Hypomesus transpacificus isolate Combined female chromosome 19, fHypTra1, whole genome shotgun sequence:
TGTTGATTCAGTGTGGACGTGGGTGTTGAGTTATAGCCAGTTTGTTCAGATTTCTGTGAAAGGACTCCTACAGAAAAGCAAAGCACTCTAAAGGAAGGAGACAAGGATATACATCATGCCCTTGCAAAGTGTGGACACCCTGTGgcttcttttaaaaccaaaatgTTGGTTGGtagcttcaaaatgtacaatctcACCAGATCCCATAACCTAAACACATCCATCATATAAAATATCAAAATGTTTCTATATTCCTAGGATTCCCAACCAACACCCTTCACTTGGGTCATTTGAGCAGAAAAGACATCTAGTTAGTGGATAGTGTGAGTgaatccacacacacgcaagcacgcaACGAGGACATCATAAAAACTCAACCGATCATTAGTAAACAATAAATAAGGCTGCAACCAAACAATAAGTACACAATCAAAACAATGTGCAATGATTCAAATTAGAATGACAAATCTAAAACTAAATGTACACCAATGCACCGATCCATCTCAATCATTTTCAGGGGTTGTGTCTTCCTTCACTACAGAAAGTGAATTGGTCCTCGACATGGCTATGGAGGTGCGGCTGGGTCAGATACTCAGAGGAGACAAGAGGCCTCCCAAATGATCTCATAAACCCCAAGCCCCTTAGACTACCCTGACTAAGGTTCAGCAAATTCAGTGCCAATTGAAATTTTAATAAAGTGTACATATGAAATAACCAAAAAGGACAAtttgcaaaaaacaaaacaaaaaaaaaaactatatccAGTGATGTAAGGGGAGCCTTGGGTGTTTGTCATCAGAGTCTCCTGTGGTATTCAATTGGTAAGAAACACACCAAAAAATCCCCACAACCCCTCTGCCTCCGCCATTTCTATCCcttttaaacaaaaacaaaaaagaacttAAATCCAACACCAACATCACAAATCAAAAGCAGGTTCTTCTCCGTTGGGacaaagaggagaaggaagctCTGTGTAAGCTGTGCTGGTGGCCATGTAGGCGCCGGCCTAGTAACTGAACTGATGCAACTGCTGCCATCTGTCCTCACCAATAAAATACTTATTAACATACAATATCAGATTTGGCTGAAGGACAACCTGTGGGTTTCAAGCCAACTCGAGAAGGGTCCACAAAATGTTTGTCTGGGGATCAAACGGTCAAAAAGCAAGATTtcttcaaaaagaaaaaagcttCCTCTCTCGACAGGACGAAAGAATGACCGTAGTCGAAGTAACTTCAGTAGAAAGGCCAGGGCATTTGAATACTTATTCTTCAGTACTATGTGGGAGTGTGAATGGGGGGGTTCAAACATGGCACTGGCACTGCGGGGAAGTTGGTAGGGTGCTTGGGCGGCCAAGGAATAGGACCCCCAATGTGAACAAGAACCCTGGGGGTTCGGTAGAGGCATTTGGGCCAAACCAAGGGTGTTTGACAGGGGCTTGGGGCATCTTAGATGGGCCTTTGGAGAAAGAGTCTTATGAAGGTGGTCCGGTCCTCCTCTACCTGTCCTTCAGTTCCTGTGTGACCCGCTTGGTGATGCGTCCACATAGCAGTCCCACCAGGAAGAGCATGCACACGCCCACTGTGATCATCAGCAGGATGTAGTTCTTCGAAGGCGAGGTCATCACCTGCATGGCCAGGTCTGAAAAGCCTTCCGCTGGCGCCACCTGGTGGACAGAGACAAAATTAAAttcatacacaaacaaaatatctgtaaagtatgtctgtgtgtgtgtgtgtttattcaaaCCTTAGCGGCGTAGCTCCACATGTCAATGCGGTCCTGCAATCTCTTCTTACACTCCGGCTGCAGACGCACCCTCTTGTCCTGCAGAGCCTCCATCAGGCAGGACATCTCTAAaaacagagcaggagagggaagggTTAACTAACCCACTCTACAAGTCCTCCTTGTGGCCCAGACGTGTATTGCATCAACCAGAACTATGCAGGTGCACACCAGCTACTCAGCATGCTGCTGTCTCCAGTTAAAGAGTGCAAAATGAACCACACTCACATCTACTTTAGGTTACATAAAAAGACCCTTTCAAACCACCAGTCCACATCTAGATTTTCCCTTGTGACAGGGTTTGCCACAGTATGTAaatagttttagtcaataggaGCCTGAGGTGCATTTCATTTGGTTCACAGAGGGCACTTCTGTGACTGATACATTGGTTTCAGTGTGCAGAGGGTGAGATAAATCAAGTGCATCCAACTATTTGACAGTACTTCCGAGTTGTACTGTTTTCACTCACGTCGTCCTCTGCCAGGTGTGATGGCGGCACAGTGGTGCTTAAGGTCCAGTGCACAGGctgtgtggagcacagggtcaACAAAGATGTCTGCCTTACTCTCCTTCAGCATGTTCAGAACCTCCTGCAGAGGGagtggggtagagagggaggagggtggggggagagtaAGTGAGAGCGGTCACCACAACTTCAGCAGCTTAACAATGTTATGTTAGGATGGCAGCTGGACACTAGGCTGCGCTGCAGTCTTGAGGTTTTgctaaatgtgtatgtgtgtacctttTTGCAGGTCTCATGTTTGATCTTGAGCAGGTTGACCTTCAGACACTCCTCCACCTGTCCAGTCTGCTCCTGAGCAGATGCTTCCTCCGCACACAGTCGATTgatctgggaggggggtggtggtggtggtgggggggggggggggatgatacAGAGTAGAGGCGGAGAGGCAGAATGGTAAGAacagtgaaagagggagaaaagaaagcGATGAATAAAGGATCATGAACCCAGCCCGGGCAAGCCCAGCTTGCCTGGCTCATCAGAGGCAAGACAGGCCAAGGACACACCAAGGGCACTCAGTCCCTCCTGCAGCTTGTCACTCCACCTGAGGCTCTCATAATCTCAGCAGGACTCTAGCTGTAAATAACACAGGGCTGCTTTGTGCCGAGTTGGCTGGCTCTGTCCAGACCTAACCCCTATCCCAACCAACTGGTACCCTGCCAATaacttcaccacacacacacacacacacacacacacacacacacacggctaagGGCATGGTGTTCCCGTTCAGAATACATCATCTGACCATCTTAGCAGCCTGGTGGGCATGGTCTGAGGTGCCCACGGAAACCAATCACAACACTGTACACTCTCATTCACATGACACTAGCGGGAAATAAGAGaccaataattttttttaaagagacTAGCTGACTTATAGAAATCTGTTTTGGTGTGCGGGTGTGCTCACTTCCTCAGTGCAGTGCATCTGAAGCTGTGGGTCCAGTCTGTAGTCCAGAGCAGACTCCTGAAGGATGACTCTGATCTGGTCCTCACAATCTGAGGACAgcctctggacacacacaaccacaaataTGTTATTATATTGCTCGAAGGCAACAGATGAAATAACACATTTATAATGTACTGTATTGGCAGCATGGCCTAGGGCAAAATAACTTTTGTTCAGTTTCATAAACTCCGCTTTTCTACCCAACTGTATTGACTgagaacataaaaaaaaaaaaaaaagatattccTATTGTCCGGTTGGCAGAGTGAACGACAGACCTGGTCAGCATATTTGAGTTTGAGGCAGGAGATAACCTGGCCCTCCAGCTCGCTGTCGTCGCTGGCTTTGTTCAGGATGCCCTGGCAGAATTTAGGGATGTCGGCCTTACAGGCCTTCCTCAGCACAGGGTTCAACCTGTAATCTAGGAGAGGATTACGGAGCAACACTCAGGTATCAGATATAGAAGGGTACATTATCGATGTGGTATTTGTGTAGCGTTGGCATTTGtgcattgtgtatgtgtgcgtactCTACCTGTGTTCTGTGTGATCTGTCTCTTGGTGATCGTCTGTTTACATTTGGGATCCATCAGCTCACTGTTCTTGTTCTGCTTCAGACACTGCAGCATGTTCTTGGCATCCGCCTCAGTACAGAACCGCTGACACCATCCAATCACAGAGGAGGGGTGGATAGACATTATGACAGGAAAGAACAACGAAGCATCAGTACGCAGCATGAGGGTGTGTCAGGGGGGAAAGGATATGCATGAACTGTCCTGACCTGTCCAataagacagagatagagacagacagacagacagacagaaacctaAAGCTTTGTGGGTAAGGCGTGTCTCACCTTTATCATCTGCTTGCAGACCCTCATGAGCTGGTAGTCCAACTCTGGGTCCATCATCTCCACCTCCTGCAGCTTGAAAACCTTCTGGTGACAGCGCTGAGACAACTGTTTCTTACTCTCCTTCAAACACTCAATCATCTAgaagaacaggagagaggagagaggagagagatttcATTGTGTTTCAGAAACCTTTTATATGTAgggtgtcagagtgtgtgacgTTGGTGCGTGTCTTACCTGTGCGTTGCCAAAGGCCACGTTGGAGCAGAGTCTGCTGATGTCAGTCTTACAAGAGTCATAGAGGTCGGGCTCTAGCCTTATGTCCTCCGACTACAGCAAAAGTAGGAGGAacgggggagagaagggggaagaaaGAAGGAGTTTGAGGTGGAGAAGacgagaagagaaaaagagagggaataAGAGAGATGTGTGTTCAGTCCTAGGGGAGAGCGCATCGACAAGTGCAACCATGACACCTTACCTAACCACTCAGCTAATAAGGTGGGCCGGCGGGCCAGACCTTACTCTTACTGGTCAATATTGCGGTCAGACAGATCCATGGAGTCAATACCCAACATTGTTCACTGGTGATTAAAATAAGACCAGGCTTCTTCACAACTACTTAAGATGAGCTAAGCCCGTACATTCCCTTGAAACTGAGACTATCATGATGTAGGCGTGAAAGACCAGTTCTGACTGAGATAAATGGCACAGTTCTTGGAGTCTAAACACATAGAAAAACATTTGAAAGTCTCAAGGCTTTCAAATGGGAGCAATCCATCAGACTCTTGTTAATGTGAAAGTCACATATACAGTCTGATACGCTTGGCTGGCGACAGACAGCGGTGATGGGTCTGGCATTGTTATCAAGGTCGCACCATGACCTTATCCTTACAGACACTGGTTAAGAAACACCTTAGACCTGAATGTCCCAAACCTCACTCTAGCTCAGCATGGCTTCCCGCATACCATTAGGTATATCTagtcctcctacacacacacacacaaacacacaccatctccagctcctccaccctcagttGCTTGCGGCACTTGAGAGAGACGCGCTGCTCCTTGACATCCTGCAGGGTATCGTTCCTCACCGTGGAGCTCAGACAGATGACCACATCcaccctgggggagggagagagggagagagggagggggcagaaagagagttagagagaaaagaagggtggagaagagagatCGATGAAGGCAGTGGACAGTTTGAGAGAGCGAAGAAATTGGGAGATACATTGGGTGTGGAGATGAGAGATCGAGAGGGGGAGGGTAAAATTGGAAAAAGCGAGCaaaagagagcgaaagagagaaaatgggaGAGAAGGGAATCAGAGAGGACAGATGAGAGGCAGAGCTTGGCGAGCTCTGCACACACGTGCTGATGACTCATGGCAGGCGCAGGCTGGCACCCGTTTTTCAGCAGCACAGAAATGATTCCAGAGAGAAGAGGCCCGATGAGTCAATCACCTCAGGGATGACGATAACATGGAGGAAAGGCCACCTAGATACAGCTTCACAAACACTGGGCCCATTGTACAGGGCCTGTCAATCAAACATTCACGCAGTCACAGGGACTCTGATATAAAAGATAATAGGTAATGGATgatagaaaaaataaataaaaaatattcaaAGATTTTGGGGACAAGTTAGCGACAGCCATGATTCAAAATACAAGGTTATGATTTCCTCTCGGGCAGGGGAGATTAAAAGAGTCACTTAAATATTCAGAAAAATATGCGGTGTGTCCTTGACGCAACAAAAACAACTCACTTCTTCTTTATGTTGGGACACAGTTTCAGCACATCCTCCTTGCAAGCCATCTTGAACTTGTAGGAGAAGCGGAAGTCCTTCATTTGGATCTGAGAGGGAATTTCGGgggaggaggatagagggagggacagacattaagggagggagagagagaaaaggaagtgAGTCTAGTTAGACCAGTGACTGGTTCAAGAAATTCAAAGCAATCTAAGTGTGTGTAAAGTCCAAGTGTAACTCATTCTCATAATCAAACACAGTTGATGAATCACCCTGCTGACTCCTGGAGAGCAGGggtcatacacacacgcgtTGCCCAGGTTGACGGAAGCTCTACAGACTGACTAAGCGGTCAAGAGTGATTTGATTTCCGGAGATTAGATGCAAACTGATGGCTCAATTGATGTAATGTGAAGAGACAATTCTGgacccgtgtgtgtttgtgtgtgtgaccccttCTCTAGGCGTCAGCAGGCTGACTCACCAACTGGAAGTGGGTGACGCCCACGGTGCACTTGTCATTCATCTCCTTCTGGTGTTTGTTCTGCACCAGGCACTCCATCAGGTCCCCTGTGTCGATCTGGTTATCTGCTACATCCTGcccaggaaagagggagagagagggagagagagggagagagagggggtcagcCGGCACAAAGAGAAGTGTGTGGGTATGGAGAGAGTATGCATcgagtgagaaagagatagagatcgAGATGGAAACAGATTGTTGAGCATGGGTAGGAGAGAAAGCGTTGATAGAGACAAGGGGGAAAATCAAATATTAGTTTGAATAAATAGTCAGAGAGAACTAGACCAACCCTTGTTTATTTAAGAAGAGAGCTATTAAGACAGAACAGATGGTGAACACATGGCTGAGATCTGAGGCAATGTCATAGATTTCTTGGTAGATGATTGGTTGCTTACGTGGCAGTGGGACTGGATGACTGGTTCACAGGCACGGATCAGCAGGGCTTCAATCTGAATGTCCTGTCATCAAAGGTCAGATGTTAGAGGGACAGCCAagatgtcagacagacaggtcatcaGAGCTGCAGAGAACTTAACTCGGTTTCCCGTTATTgccaagggtgtgtgtgcgtgtgtgtgtgtgtgtgtgtacctcagacTCCAGCTCAGTCAGGTTGCCAACCACATCTCTGCACTCTGAAACCAGGTCCTCTAGATGGTCCTGTAGACATTCCAACtcctagaacacacacaaccttatattattattatcagtAAATGGATGACCAACAATTAATGACCTGGTAGATAATGTCtgtcttgtgagtgtgtgtgtgtgtgtgtgtgcctcacctGGCCCGTGTCAGTCTTCTCGCTGCACCATTTGCCCAGGTCAGTCATGCAACGTTTCTGCAGCTCAGGGTCCAGCTTCACATCCAGCGCCCTCTGGTGGAGGATTCTCTGCACCTCCACCTTACAGTCTCGCGATAGCtggacatttacacacacacacccacactgagAGTCAGAAATCCCACCTATACTCACCCATGATACCCATATCACAAGTGATCAGTCAAgcaaacaacctctcactcacatacacacacaccagaaatcCCATCCAGTTACAAATCAAGTAATCAGTCATTCAAGAGCCATTTCAATTaccaactctcacacacacacacacacacgcagacggacagacacaccaacacacatcaaATCACTCACGCAAGCAAACCCTCTGCCCCCAACAAACTCTCTCAACTACACCTGCATACCCaaacacaatttattttttgagGCTGCCATAATCATGAAGAATCATAAGTCAGCCATTAGTGGCAGCGTAAAGCCATATCATCTCCATCACATTCTCTCAAATTTGTCAGTGAGGAGCGTTCTTGACCAATCTTTACCCAGTGTCTAATTGGCCTATCTACAGCTAAAATCACCCTTCACTGTCATTCTTTGCGATTTGGCTGACAAGCCCAATTCACAAGTATTTTTTTTGCAACCATAATTAAATTTCCCTTATGATTGACATCATTATCAtcgtcattattattattattattatcacccACCACCATTATTGATATCAGACTGGGCTGGCAACTTACTGAGTCCTCAGCACTGGGCTGTTCAATCCAAAACATCATATGGTTAACCTAGTATCTCTGACGCCAGCTAAAGCTGGCTGGGTAATGTGCTCATCATGTCATTGCAACAGAAAATGATGCGTACTGTGACAAATACAACATATGCTCATAAATGACTGTGCAACAGGCAGACCAACAAGGTTGGCCGTCAATGAAGtctacaggcagacagacaagctaTCGCAGATTGGCAGGCTACTATTCATACCCGTCTGCCCTGTTCCTCAGTGCGGTAGGCGTGGcggtagagacaggagaacaCGGCGCCAGGGGGCATCATCTCGCTGGTCTCGTTCCAGCCGTGGGTGTGGCACAGGCGGGCGGCGTCACCCTGGCACTTCTTATACAGGATAGGGTCCAGCCTGCATGCCAGGCAGAGAAGAAGGCACACTCAGCGTTTATGTCCATAGCCTACCAGCCACCACCAAGGTCATTCAGAACACCTGACGTACTCCAACCTCCAGAGGGTTCACTCTGTAAACGCTGATCATCATCACGATCCCAGGCAGCGGCAGATGTACACTCGTCTGCCCTCACAACaagccccccacagcccccaccccacacagtcACAATGCACAATTACAGTTAATCGCTGTTGAAGTCGACAATTAAAAAGCCCATTAGGCCTATTGAGCTGTGAACGAAGTGATGAGCTATAGGCTAAAGAGGCTACTTAGCAGGCTGTGCTTCTgactgtgtgcacacacacacacacacacacacacacacacacacagaggtgtgCAAGTGTGTATGAGTGGACCTTTGTATgagtacgtgtgcgtgtgtgtgcatgagtgtgtgtgtgtattgtgcctAGAGTGCTGGGACAACATAATGAGATACTTCACTTAAAGTTGCCCTAGCATATTGACAGAGAGAACATGAGTCATACACTTCAGAATCAATGTTGTGGCAAATTCTAATTGTTACTGTGTCATGACTACAGCTTCTAAAAGATTCAGGACAGAAAAGGGGAGGTTCCttagaagaggaggaaaacCACAGTAGAATCttttggggaggtggggggggggaggcttggGATATGAGTTTGGGTCACAGTGAAACGGTCAGTGTTGGGAAGTGAAGGGGATGTGGGGTCAGGAGTGCCTCACTTCCAGTCTCGTGAGATGAAGTACTGCAGCTCCAGCAGGCGGTGCTCACACTCCTCCACCATCTTCTCTGTGTAGAGGTGCTCCATCAGACAGGACAggatcctgcacacacacacacacacacacacacacacagagggagcagCAGATGCATCAACGTCACAAACAAAAATCAAGACAATGGACAATGAACACTTCATGGAGGCACTTGTTTTGAGAGTCATTACCCAATACTTTAAAGAAGCACGCattcgctccccccccccttcctttttCATCTGTGATTGGCACAGTGCTCCCCACACCCGCCTGTTTTCCAGAGAGAGGGCTGAGCTCATTAAAAGCCAGTGTGTAAGCAGGGAGAGCGGTTTGGAGAGAGTTCACCAGGGTCCTTGCTGATGTGCaaatgcacacacgtgcacgtacacacatggcTGAATTAAGCATCACTTTATTGGGAGTAATGTATTCATGGACGCAGGTTGTttcaaagaagaggagagagagaggcaatgaTTGGATATGCTTCACAGCATTAATGAGCAGCAGGGTGAtagaaacaggaggaggagaggaggaggaagagagcactTTTTTTCCGGGAAGCAGTGGAAATATTCAATACTCGTCTCACATTACACAAAGAGGATAAATTATGAAGCCAGGTTGCAGTGTGCTTCCTAATGCCTCAAGACCCACATATTGGATGTCAAACAAACCCAATTGAGACAGCCATGGAAGGCATGTTTGAACTCGgccgaaagagagagggactagAGCGAGGGGAAAGtg
This window encodes:
- the glg1b gene encoding Golgi apparatus protein 1b isoform X1, with translation MAACRRVQLLLLLMSVSFCICTIQAFKTQNNGIGNGLGNQQNAPGLNGAAVPVKDVPVAAASQPRRTAGWKLAEEEACREDLTRLCPKNTWTNNLAVLECFQERKEDTEIAADCNHLLWNYKLNLTTDSKFESVAMEVCKSTIPEIKECNEEERGRGFLVSCLVDHRGNITENHCQQYVTKMTSIIFSDYRLICGFMDKCREDINTLHCGSISTGEKDIHSQGEVIACLEKALVREAEQQDLAHPIRDECKKSIMRVAELSSDDFHLDRYLYFSCREDRERFCENTQAGEGKVYKCLFNHKFEEGMSEKCRDALTTRQKLIAQDYKVSYSLAKACKADLRKYRCNLDTNLPRAREARLSYLLLCLESAVHRGRTVSGDCQGEMLDYRRMLMEDFSLSPEIVLHCRGEIEAHCSGLHRKGRTLHCLMKVARGDKGTVDGLCQSALQTLIQSADPGADYRIDRALNEACESVIQTACKHIRNGDPMILSCLMEHLYTEKMVEECEHRLLELQYFISRDWKLDPILYKKCQGDAARLCHTHGWNETSEMMPPGAVFSCLYRHAYRTEEQGRRPSAEDSLSRDCKVEVQRILHQRALDVKLDPELQKRCMTDLGKWCSEKTDTGQELECLQDHLEDLVSECRDVVGNLTELESEDIQIEALLIRACEPVIQSHCHDVADNQIDTGDLMECLVQNKHQKEMNDKCTVGVTHFQLIQMKDFRFSYKFKMACKEDVLKLCPNIKKKVDVVICLSSTVRNDTLQDVKEQRVSLKCRKQLRVEELEMSEDIRLEPDLYDSCKTDISRLCSNVAFGNAQMIECLKESKKQLSQRCHQKVFKLQEVEMMDPELDYQLMRVCKQMIKRFCTEADAKNMLQCLKQNKNSELMDPKCKQTITKRQITQNTDYRLNPVLRKACKADIPKFCQGILNKASDDSELEGQVISCLKLKYADQRLSSDCEDQIRVILQESALDYRLDPQLQMHCTEEINRLCAEEASAQEQTGQVEECLKVNLLKIKHETCKKEVLNMLKESKADIFVDPVLHTACALDLKHHCAAITPGRGRQMSCLMEALQDKRVRLQPECKKRLQDRIDMWSYAAKVAPAEGFSDLAMQVMTSPSKNYILLMITVGVCMLFLVGLLCGRITKRVTQELKDR
- the glg1b gene encoding Golgi apparatus protein 1b isoform X2, translating into MAACRRVQLLLLLMSVSFCICTIQAFKTQNNGIGNGLGNQQNAPGLNGAAVPVKDVPVAAASQPRRTAGWKLAEEEACREDLTRLCPKNTWTNNLAVLECFQERKEDTEIAADCNHLLWNYKLNLTTDSKFESVAMEVCKSTIPEIKECNEEERGRGFLVSCLVDHRGNITENHCQQYVTKMTSIIFSDYRLICGFMDKCREDINTLHCGSISTGEKDIHSQGEVIACLEKALVREAEQQDLAHPIRDECKKSIMRVAELSSDDFHLDRYLYFSCREDRERFCENTQAGEGKVYKCLFNHKFEEGMSEKCRDALTTRQKLIAQDYKVSYSLAKACKADLRKYRCNLDTNLPRAREARLSYLLLCLESAVHRGRTVSGDCQGEMLDYRRMLMEDFSLSPEIVLHCRGEIEAHCSGLHRKGRTLHCLMKVARGDKGTVDGLCQSALQTLIQSADPGADYRIDRALNEACESVIQTACKHIRNGDPMILSCLMEHLYTEKMVEECEHRLLELQYFISRDWKLDPILYKKCQGDAARLCHTHGWNETSEMMPPGAVFSCLYRHAYRTEEQGRRLSRDCKVEVQRILHQRALDVKLDPELQKRCMTDLGKWCSEKTDTGQELECLQDHLEDLVSECRDVVGNLTELESEDIQIEALLIRACEPVIQSHCHDVADNQIDTGDLMECLVQNKHQKEMNDKCTVGVTHFQLIQMKDFRFSYKFKMACKEDVLKLCPNIKKKVDVVICLSSTVRNDTLQDVKEQRVSLKCRKQLRVEELEMSEDIRLEPDLYDSCKTDISRLCSNVAFGNAQMIECLKESKKQLSQRCHQKVFKLQEVEMMDPELDYQLMRVCKQMIKRFCTEADAKNMLQCLKQNKNSELMDPKCKQTITKRQITQNTDYRLNPVLRKACKADIPKFCQGILNKASDDSELEGQVISCLKLKYADQRLSSDCEDQIRVILQESALDYRLDPQLQMHCTEEINRLCAEEASAQEQTGQVEECLKVNLLKIKHETCKKEVLNMLKESKADIFVDPVLHTACALDLKHHCAAITPGRGRQMSCLMEALQDKRVRLQPECKKRLQDRIDMWSYAAKVAPAEGFSDLAMQVMTSPSKNYILLMITVGVCMLFLVGLLCGRITKRVTQELKDR